A window of Mangifera indica cultivar Alphonso chromosome 11, CATAS_Mindica_2.1, whole genome shotgun sequence contains these coding sequences:
- the LOC123228829 gene encoding kinesin-like protein KIN-4C, translating into MKKPNRRSKQTNVFDSSSSQSSSTVDDIVRELEHENSMLKREIEEVRYKLANISSSPDAIVQKLNEVHLQKTTALEEQKPTSDEAAQNIQDEIQRLRAQKVQLQCKLKLESVQFRLSRSSMQKEILQLKKENRRIKYEMHLLSAINQRQKLVLQRKTREVFMTTKRLKELLEFRKDLKCRTAGARAGNHSQHQSIDQELDVTVQIQEVCSQYEQEMEEMAEVIEKLKLEAETLKDENSRCLLEENEDELRVKDSELQDLKEEVARLSSLVSQLSTPKAEVIHQKSQVQSSASTGSGIDILDTDTSHLESSEGVIAPKPVSGVCCSCSKKSLCKTSKCGCRAAGGSCGTSCGCAASKCSNRGAVINEIEKSSVLASQDAMLFQNTLIEKPSEMKDDCGPKKQALKEIGNIPIKPISRKSVQRKKGKKPVIEPDSADMPCSLSENTESQRKAGKIV; encoded by the exons ATGAAGAAGCCGAATCGTCGATCAAAGCAAACAAATGTCTTTGATTCATCATCATCACAATCTTCATCAACCGTTGATGATATAGTGCGTGAGCTGGAACATGAAAACAGCATGCTGAAG AGGGAGATTGAGGAAGTGAGATACAAACTGGCCaacatttcttcttctcctgaTGCCATTGTTCAAAAGCTCAACGAGGTGCATCTTCAAAAGACGACTGCCCTAGAAGAGCAG AAACCCACAAGTGATGAGGCAGCACAAAATATTCAGGATGAGATTCAGAGGTTAAGGGCTCAAAAG GTTCAACTTCAGTGCAAGCTCAAGCTAGAGTCTGTTCAGTTCAGGCTGTCTCGGTCTTCAATGCAGAAGGAAATTCTTCAG CTGAAGAAAGAGAACAGAAGAATTAAGTATGAGATGCATCTTCTATCAGCTATAAACCAGAGGCAGAAGTTG gTTCTGCAGAGGAAGACTAGAGAAGTTTTCATGACAACAAAGCGACTAAAAGAGCTATTAGAATTTCGAAAGGATTTGAAATGCAGAACTGCTG gCGCTAGAGCTGGCAATCATTCTCAACATCAG AGTATTGACCAAGAGCTTGATGTGACAGTACAAATTCAGGAAGTGTGTTCTCAATATGAACAAGAAATGGAAGA GATGGCTGAGGTAATTGAGAAACTCAAGTTAGAAGCAGAGACACTGAAGGATGAAAATTCTAG GTGCCTGTTGGAGGAGAATGAAGATGAACTCAGAGTGAAGGACTCAGAGTTACAAGACCTTAAAGAAGAAGTAGCTAGACTGAGTAGTTTAGTTAGCCAATTGTCTACACCGAAGGCAGAAGTAATTCATCAGAAGTCTCAG GTACAGTCTTCCGCTTCCACTGGAAGTGGTATTGATATATTGGACACGGACACATCTCATTTGGAGTCTTCTGAGGGTGTTATAGCTCCAAAACCAGTGTCAGGAGTGTGCTGCTCCTGTAGCAAAAAATCTTTATGCAAGACCTCCAAATGTGGATGCCGTGCTGCTGGAGGCAGTTGTGGAACTTCTTGTGGCTGTGCAGCCTCCAAGTGCAGCAATAGAGGAGCAGTGATAAACGAAATTGAGAAGAGCAGTGTTTTGGCTTCTCAAGATGCAATGCTGTTTCAGAATACCCTTATTGAGAAACCTTCAGAGATGAAAGATGATTGTGGCCCAAAAAAGCAGGCTCTAAAAGAGATTGGGAACATTCCG ATAAAACCAATTTCTCGAAAATCTGTACAGAGAAAGAAGGGTAAAAAACCAGTAATAGAACCTGATAGCGCAGATATGCCTTGTTCACTTTCAGAAAACACTGAGAGTCAAAGAAAGGCGGGGAAAATTGTGTAG
- the LOC123229081 gene encoding protein NETWORKED 2A, with product MLQKAARNAYTWWWASHIRTKQSKWLEQNLQDMEEKVGEMLKIIDDDGDSFAQRAEMYYRKRPELVSHVEYSYRSYRALAERYDYLSKELQSANRTIATVFPEQVQFDIYSEDEDDKSETSTIDNEKPPEAVIPKVPAVPMKDFLKSPPMGLPRKGLKKYSASAKPPTTPSKSGLTKSKALEEIDKLQKGILALQTEKEFVKSSYECASEKYWDIENQVTEMQANVSRLQDEFGIGTVIEDNEARTLMAATALNSCQETLSKLQEKRERSAGMARVEFERILEYHEKFASLKNQFLPNQNNEHKPFTSKKNVSLSAASASQLEGLDPEFSSMENSENVKLLRDKFKEQLGVDSNSSLSMSKLVDMINKLADKVVNLEYQVSSHAAMVMRLSSENDQFQADIQSLERDKEALIADSDKTNKRLVELEKELARIKSLNQIITDQNNNLQTHLTEVSCNVDYLSEKLKSVDMEEHVQDAGFFPQVKAASDSKEESKIEEEEEKLVSDTGDSAMSITDPEPEKENNTSVLRNSIEAEEENIVDSRLNVKPGAKPEELRLTNEEKDDKKEMPDTRSCNLNTDLEELGIEEGNPNRRMLSPGLEEREKSLPEDYTSVLQNYQDVKRKLSEAEKKNRDGFLELALQIRELENAVAYRDDEIQSLRSKISSPRSSMADSHQGGSTCRESISHAGFSPEMDFSSQASPQPVPGSEYSYDFNETTQLKKSPQKYFKANLKNPTCSTGEEKIRSNIDELLEENLEFWLRFSTSYHQIPKFQSTVSDLKAELTKLKRNEKKEDNRKHPDLPSDPRAIYKHLREIKTELRVWLKNNEVLKDELHGRYSCLCNIQEEIANAGGKAEENGLSNYQAAEFQGEILNMKQENTKIADQLRVGHERVEKLKTEVKSILAELDEEFRRRGATKSPSKAARIPLHSFLFGVKLKKHRQKPSPFSK from the exons ATGTTGCAGAAAGCAGCACGCAATGCGTATACATGGTGGTGGGCCAGCCATATCAGAACAAAGCAGTCAAAATGGTTGGAGCAGAACCTCCAGG ATATGGAGGAAAAGGTGGGTGAGATGCTCAAAATCATCGATGACGATGGGGACTCGTTTGCCCAAAGGGCGGAAATGTACTACCGAAAGAGGCCAGAGCTTGTAAGTCATGTAGAATACTCATACAGGTCATATCGAGCATTAGCAGAAAGATACGATTACCTTTCGAAAGAGTTGCAGAGTGCCAACCGCACAATTGCAACCGTGTTTCCTGAGCAAGTTCAGTTTGATATATATtctgaagatgaagatgataaaaGTGAAACATCTACTATTGACAATGAGAAACCACCCGAAGCTGTCATCCCAAAAGTCCCTGCAGTTCCAATGAAAGATTTCCTGAAGAGTCCTCCAATGGGACTGCCAAGAAAGGGGCTAAAGAAATATAGTGCTTCTGCTAAACCTCCTACAACACCATCAAAATCAGGCCTCACCAAAAGCAAAGCACTCGAGGAAATTGACAAGCTTCAGAAAGGAATCTTGGCATTACAAACTGAGAAAGAGTTTGTTAAGAGTTCATATGAATGTGCTTCAGAAAAGTATTGGGACATCGAGAATCAGGTAACTGAAATGCAAGCCAATGTGAGCCGCTTACAGGATGAATTTGGAATTGGGACTGTTATAGAGGACAATGAAGCTCGAACTTTGATGGCCGCCACAGCTCTCAACTCATGCCAAGAGACCTTGTCTAAGTTGCAAGAGAAACGAGAGCGGTCAGCTGGAATGGCAAGAGTAGAGTTCGAAAGGATCTTGGAGTATCATGAGAAGTTTGCAAGCCTAAAAAATCAGTTTCTTCCCAACCAAAATAATGAACACAAACCCTTTACCTCAAAGAAAAATGTATCTTTGAGTGCAGCATCAGCTTCACAATTAGAGGGCTTAGATCCAGAGTTTAGTAGCATGGAAAATAGTGAAAATGTGAAACTGTTGAGGGATAAATTTAAGGAGCAGCTTGGAGTTGATTCAAATTCGTCCCTTTCAATGAGCAAACTGGTTGACATGATTAATAAACTTGCagataaagttgttaatttGGAATATCAAGTCTCTTCTCATGCGGCTATGGTGATGAGATTAAGTTCAGAAAATGATCAGTTTCAGGCAGACATTCAGAGCCTTGAAAGGGACAAGGAAGCTCTGATTGCAGATTCGGATAAGACCAACAAAAGGCTAGTAGAGCTGGAGAAAGAGTTGGCTAGAATAAAAAGTCTCAACCAAATCATTACAGATCAAAACAACAACCTCCAAACACATCTCACTGAAGTAAGTTGTAATGTTGATTACTTGTCCGAGAAGCTAAAAAGTGTGGACATGGAAGAGCATGTCCAGGATGCAGGATTTTTCCCACAAGTGAAAGCAGCTTCAGATTCAAAAGAAGAAAGTAaaatcgaagaagaagaagaaaagctgGTTTCTGACACTGGTGACAGTGCAATGAGCATAACAGACCCAGAACCTGAGAAGGAAAATAATACTTCGGTTCTCAGGAATTCTATCGAAGCTGAAGAAGAAAACATTGTTGATTCCCGCCTAAACGTTAAGCCTGGGGCTAAGCCTGAGGAGTTGAGATTGACCAATGAGGAGAAAGACGATAAGAAAGAAATGCCCGATACAAGAAGCTGCAATCTTAATACTGATCTTGAAGAACTTGGAATTGAAGAGGGAAATCCAAACAGGAGGATGCTCTCGCCTGGATTagaggaaagagagaaaagtctACCAGAGGACTACACTTCAGTTCTTCAGAATTATCAGGATGTGAAGAGAAAGCTGAGTGAAGCAGAGAAGAAAAACCGGGATGGATTTTTAGAATTGGCATTGCAGATAAGGGAATTGGAAAATGCTGTTGCCTACAGAGATGATGAGATTCAATCTTTACGAAGTAAAATCAGCTCACCGCGAAGCAGCATGGCAGACTCTCATCAGGGAGGATCAACATGCCGTGAAAGCATATCACATGCAGGCTTCTCCCCAGAAATGGATTTTTCATCACAAGCTTCGCCACAACCCGTTCCAGGCAGTGAATATAGTTACGATTTCAATGAGACAACCCAACTGAAAAAGTCAcctcaaaaatatttcaagGCAAACCTCAAGAATCCCACTTGTTCAACTGGAGAAGAAAAAATCCGTTCAAATATCGATGAACTTCTGGAAGAAAACCTGGAGTTCTGGTTGAGGTTCAGCACTTCTTATCATCAAATACCCAAGTTCCAATCTACAGTAAGTGATCTGAAAGCAGAATTAACAAAACTGAAGaggaatgaaaagaaagaagataatCGAAAACATCCGGATCTTCCGTCTGATCCTCGAGCCATATATAAACACTTGAGAGAAATAAAAACAGAACTAAGAGTGTGGTTGAAAAACAATGAAGTTCTGAAAGATGAATTGCATGGAAGATATTCATGTTTGTGCAATATCCAAGAAGAGATAGCAAACGCAGGTGGAAAGGCTGAAGAGAATGGATTAAGTAATTACCAAGCGGCAGAGTTCCAAGGTGAGATTCTAAACATGAAGCAGGAGAACACCAAGATCGCGGATCAATTGCGTGTAGGACATGAACGTGTTGAGAAGCTGAAGACGGAGGTGAAATCCATACTGGCTGAACTTGATGAAGAATTTCGAAGACGAGGAGCCACAAAGAGCCCCAGTAAAGCAGCAAGAATTCCCCTGCATTCTTTCTTGTTTGGAGTCAAGCTAAAGAAGCATAGACAAAAGCCATCACCCTTTTCCAAATGA
- the LOC123229915 gene encoding uncharacterized protein LOC123229915, whose product MALAFTHLSWWLWSGKHQEPRISNDSSLNSSPDSGLWESDNLKFPLVRRANMASSSRRLKRKWQSREQRKIDREYDVVLVPSDGGCVSVSESDDSDYSIGWLEPHGPGFQSDDDVDNSFAVLVPCYGNVQDNVVEDTNKNILGAIVDIPDSYFAESKKHMEQWLSSLQNS is encoded by the exons ATGGCTTTGGCATTTACTCATCTTTCATGGTGGTTATGGAGTGGAAAGCATCAGGAGCCTAGAATCTCAAATGATTCTTCTTTAAATTCTTCTCCAGATTCGGGTTTGTGGGAGTCAGATAATCTGAAGTTTCCCTTAGTTAGGAGGGCTAACATGGCCTCTTCATCTAGgaggttaaaaagaaaatggcaAAGCCGAGAACAGAGGAAAATTGACCGGGAATATGATGTTGTTCTTGTGCCATCTGATGGTGGATGTGTTTCGGTGTCTGAGTCTGATGATTCAGATTACTCAATTGGATGGTTGGAGCCTCATGGACCTGGATTTCAGAGTGATGATGATGTGGACAATAGTTTTGCTGTGCTGGTTCCATGCTATGGGAATGTTCAGGATAACGTGGTGGAggatacaaacaaaaatattttgggTGCTATTGTTGACATCCCCGATAGCTACTTTGCTG AGAGCAAGAAGCATATGGAACAATGGCTCTCTTCCCTCCAGAACAGCTGA